The nucleotide sequence GTGTACAAGCGTTCTACAAACGCTATGCCTATGATGGGGTCAGAGGCCCCAATATGGCTCATGTGTACAGCGACCGCGGACAAGGACTTAGAGCTCCCGTGGTTTTTTATAATCGGAGCAACGAAGCGGCGGCTCTACTTGATGAAGAGAGTTTTGACTGGGATGCTATCTTTTCTCAAAAGGTCAGATGGTTCCATAGCGGAGGTATTTTCAGTGCACTATCCCCTACTATTCCTTCCTTACTTATCCGTGCAATGAAAAAAGCAAAGGAGCAGGGAGCTATTATCTCCTTCGATCTGAATTACCGAGAGAAGCTCTGGAAGTCCATCGCTGAAGCGGGTCAAAACCCCCAACAGATTGCTCAGGAGACGCTCTCTTCCATCGTTGAACATGTTGATGTACTCATTGGTAATGAAGAGGACCTTCAGCTTGGCTTAGGACTCAAGGGACCGGAAGTACATAAGACTGACAAGCTCGACCCATCTTCGTTCTATGCAATGATGGAGACAGTTTCAAAACGGTTCCCGCAGATCAAGGCAGTAGCAACAACCATGAGGGAAGTACAATCTACCAACCGACACCGCTGGAGTGCAGTACTCTATCTCAACGGGAAGGGATATCAGGCCCCTACCTGCGACCTAGATGTCTTTGATCGGGTAGGCGGGGGCGATGGCTTTGCCAGTGGCCTTATCTATGGATTGCTGGAAGGAAAGGAGCCGGAAGAAGCACTGCGCCTGGGATGGGCTCATGGAGCACTCCTGACCAGTTATCCTGGCGATACCACCATGGCCACCCTTGCCCAGGTTGAAGCACTTGCCCAAGGTGGCAGTGCACGAATTCAGAGGTAACCATGCAAGCTCTCGTTCTCTCTGACTACAAGAAATTGGAAATTCAGGATGTTCCGCGTCCTGCCATCACCTCCCCTACCCAGGTGCTTATACGTATCAAGGCTGCTGCCATCTGTGGTAGTGATGTCCACGGCTATGATGGTTCAAGCGGAAGACGCCGTCCCCCCATCATCATGGGGCATGAAGGAAGTGGTATCATCGAAGAAGTAGGCTCCATGGTCACCGGATTCTCTGTTGGGGATCGAGTTACCTTTGACTCAACCATCTACTGTGGAACCTGTTCCTATTGCAGACAAGGCCTGTTCAATCTCTGTGACAACCGCAGGGTGCTCGGGGTGAGCTGTGATGAGTACAAACAGGATGGCATTTTCGCTGAATATGCCTTGGTGGAAGAGCGTGTCTTGTTCCACCTTCCTCCCGCCTTGGATTTTATTCAGGCATCCCTTGCTGAACCAGCAGGGGTAGCCGCCCATACAATCTCACTAGCCGATATCTCACTCGCTGATGATGTTGCAGTAGTGGGAGCTGGCTTGATCGGGCTCTTGATCATCAAACTCCTAAGAACCATGACCAACGGAACCATCATTGCATTGGATCTTGATGAGAACAGAAGGAAAAAGGCTTTGGAAGTTGGTGCAGACAGAGCATTCGACCCCACCGACAGTGATATACTTTCACATGTTCAGCAGATCACCGGTGGTCAGATGATCCCCCTTGTCTTCGAGGCAGTCGGGGCTACAGCTCCCGTCCAGACAGCACTCTCCCTGGTAAAAAAGGGAGGAGAGGTAGTTCTGGTTGGAAATATCACTCCTGAGATCAAAATTCCACTCCAGAACGTTGTAACCCGACAGATCCGGCTCCAGGGAACGT is from uncultured Sphaerochaeta sp. and encodes:
- a CDS encoding sugar kinase — its product is MASIPLMNKEDASLDFLSLGALVVRLDPGVVPFEYAQYFDLHVSGGEYNVAANLSRAFGQRAAIASAMVDYPIGQKIESEVRRMGVQAFYKRYAYDGVRGPNMAHVYSDRGQGLRAPVVFYNRSNEAAALLDEESFDWDAIFSQKVRWFHSGGIFSALSPTIPSLLIRAMKKAKEQGAIISFDLNYREKLWKSIAEAGQNPQQIAQETLSSIVEHVDVLIGNEEDLQLGLGLKGPEVHKTDKLDPSSFYAMMETVSKRFPQIKAVATTMREVQSTNRHRWSAVLYLNGKGYQAPTCDLDVFDRVGGGDGFASGLIYGLLEGKEPEEALRLGWAHGALLTSYPGDTTMATLAQVEALAQGGSARIQR
- a CDS encoding alcohol dehydrogenase catalytic domain-containing protein; the protein is MQALVLSDYKKLEIQDVPRPAITSPTQVLIRIKAAAICGSDVHGYDGSSGRRRPPIIMGHEGSGIIEEVGSMVTGFSVGDRVTFDSTIYCGTCSYCRQGLFNLCDNRRVLGVSCDEYKQDGIFAEYALVEERVLFHLPPALDFIQASLAEPAGVAAHTISLADISLADDVAVVGAGLIGLLIIKLLRTMTNGTIIALDLDENRRKKALEVGADRAFDPTDSDILSHVQQITGGQMIPLVFEAVGATAPVQTALSLVKKGGEVVLVGNITPEIKIPLQNVVTRQIRLQGTCAINGEYPAVLKMMANKTLVVDDLISKVVPLEEGPLWFDKLYNREEALLKVVLVPGNK